CCACTCACTACCAAATTAGACCCTTCACGCTAATCTGTACTTTGGGCTATGCTAAGGTTCAGTCTATCATTgcaactgactgtcaaaaaaatatagacagaaaaaatATTGGCAATGTTCTGCTATACTTCTATTTGCAAACGTATTATGTCACATGCCACAGCACTTATGTCATGGAATGAAGTCAATGTGTAGTTTCAACTGACCCCAAAATTACATGTCGGCCTATTTTGTTCTACTGTTTCATGACAGTTCATTTGCAGAGACTGAGTAGCTATGTGATAGAAAGAAAACTGACAAAAGAAAGGTATTTTTGGACAATAAAAAGACACATGAAATACCTGAATGGGACTAATTTTTCTATCAAGCTCACCCATCAGAGCCAAGGCAGCAACAGCACAAAATGTAGTTCCTCCATGGCTTTCAAGATCAGGCCCTTGGCCAATTGCACCATCATATGACTATAACAGATGTAGATACACATTTGAAATCAGTCATCTGTGTTTTCAAGTCTTTGAAACTCAAAATTTGCCAATGACATTTACTGCATAAAATTAGGATACTCCCAAATTAAGTATCTCACTTACCATACTATCTAAGATGTATGAGATAGTTTTTTCTACATCCATTCCAGACCAATCATTTAGCATGTAAGAGATGCAGGCAGCACAATAGACAAACCTCATGTCACTTTCACTGCCGGAAAGTGTTGCGCAAAAGCTGGTAACATGAAACACTTTTAATCATAAACTTGATCCTGAATCAACAGAGATCAGTCATCAGGGGTAACATGGGCAGTACATACCTACCATCCTCTTGTTGCAAAGCCTTTATACCAGCAATAATTGCTTTCTTATTCACTTGAGACAAATTGTCACCAAGAATAATAAGTGCTGCAAGACCTGTATATGTCATTGCTAAATGACCACACACATATGGCCCTGAGCAATCGCTGCTGTCGCGCGAAAAGTTTAGTGTAGACGAACCCTGAAAACCGCATCGCTTCCAGCTTTCTTTGTCGTCTGTCGAAAGAATGATTTTAATTATTGACATGATTAATTTACTCTAAAGTTTATTTAAAGGACTGCGCTTACTCTAAGGTTACATGGCCTACAGCTTTACTTAAGACATAGTTACCTGTCTCTTGCGGTacgacctgaaggctgtaaatccaatttattatgtgtttctttttttcttcactcAATTCATCTAGTGCGTTTAAAACGTCCAATCCGGAgagtgcaaaaaacaaaattgtcagTCTAGCAGCATCATGATATGCTAACCGTGAAGGCAGAATATCGAGATGGCGAAGCAAATAGCGAATATGTTGCTTTCTTGCTAAATGGTTTTCCGATTCATCACAAATCATTTTAGATGTGCGATAAGTTAGCACCGTTCATAACATATTCCCACAAACAAATCACAATTAAAATCGTCAACGAACGATATCGAAAACAACACACACAGATAAATCCCAAGTTATTGTTCAACACGCCGCATACCGCACATCAAAACAAACATGACATTTTGGTCCTTTGGTGATGTTCACTGCCAAGCTTGACTTTCGATAAATTAATATCGACTTTGTACAATGTGCTGCGGCCAGTTCACACTGTCCTCACGTCGCGTTACGTAAAAACATTATACAAttaattaagcttatccattacggatattttagaacccgtgaatgttaaatgaatgtaaatatataaagctgcaaccagtcacttttctgaatattatttataattccatgaaccggttttcgaaccttttcaggttcatcctcAGATGGTTTTCTGAATGCTACATCATTATTTATACCATAATGCTGTGTGACAATAAGATGCAACaggctttaatgtatcgccatgattATTGTTTCCCTGTCGATATGGATGCAAAATAAACAATAATCATTATTGTTTACCTGTCGATACGGGTGCAAAATAAACAACAATCATTGCGATACTGTCACAGACCCAggaccagcattatgctagaaataatgatgtaacatCCAGCAAACCATCTGAAgaagaacctgaaaaggttcgaaaaccggttcgtggaataataaataatattgaaaaaaGTGTCTGGTTGCAGTTTCATGTACCGGTATTTACATTCTGCACTGCATTTAAAATGGTGATATTCACCTACGCTGTCAACGGATCGTCACGTCACATAGCGTCAATGTTTCTTATGGGTAAAGTTTTGACGCCGTTGTCGTCTGGCAACATGGGAAATTAACCtattttcgccgcactgttctcaTGTAGTAGTGAATTTTTGGGCTCTTGTAGTATCTAATCCTTACTTGTCATTTCCTTACatttatagagttcattcccagtttttctttgatttccgcattgtggacaccctcctgccattgttcccatctactagtacctgcaatcatcctagctactttcatatccataacctcaaccttattgataaggtaacttgaatccacccagctttcgcacccatacaacaaaattggtcgaaagattgaacggtgcagagataacttagtcttggtactgacttccttcttgcagaagagagtagatcgtagctgagcgctcactgcattagctttgctacacctcgtttccagttctttcactatgttaccatcctgtgagaatatgcacccTAAGTACCGGTACTTGAAATcgcccacctgttctaactttgtccctcctatttggcacttgatccgtttatatctctttcccactgacattactttcgttttggagatgctaatcttcataccatagtccttacatttctgatctagctctgaaatattactttgcaaactttcaatcgaatctgtcaTCACAACTAAATCATCCACATAtgtgagactgcttattttgtgttcacatatcttcatctcacccagccagtttattgttttcaacatatgatccataaataatatgaacaacagtggagacaggttgcagccttgtcttatccctgaaactactcttaaccatgaactcaatttaccatcaactctaactgctgcctgactatctatgtaaagacctttaattgcttgcaaaagtttgcctcctattccataatctcgtagaacagacaataacttccttctaggaacctggtcatatatgttttctagatctataaagcatagatacaattccctattccactcgtaacacttctccattatttgccgtaagctaaagatctggtcctgacaacctctaaggggTCTAAACCCactctgattttcatccaatttgtcctcaactaatactcgcacttttctttcaacaatacctaagaagattttacccacaacgctgattaaagagatacctctgtagttgttacaatcttttctgtttccatgtttaaagattggtgtgattactgcttttgtccagtctgatggaacctgtcccaactcccacgccatttcaattatcatgtgtagccatttaagacctgacataccactgtatttgaagagttccgacttaatttcatccaccccagccactttattgcactgcaatatattgaccattttctccacttcctcaaatgtgatcctatttccatcatcattactgtcccattgtacattgaaatctgaaacattactgatcgtattttcacctacattgagcaactcttcaaaatattccctccatctgcccaaggcatcaacaggattcaccagcagttttcctgacctgtccataatacttgtcatttccttcttacctccctttcgaagactgctaattacactccagaatggttttccagcagcttgacccaaagtctccaacctgtttccaaagtcttccaaaGATTTCTTcgtggatgctgcaattatctgtttgactctgtttctttcttcaacataactttctctgtctacctgagttctagtatgtaaccatttttgatacgccatctttttccttttacaggctgcctcgaCTGTGTCATtgcaccaagctgtttgcttcatcctacctttacacactactgttccaagacattctttagccacttctagtactgtgtccctgtaccttgtccattccttttccaatgactgtaattgatatGGAATTATTAGCAAGTACTGTCATGGCTGTACTAGTGGAACTGCAAATCATATgtgtttgattaattttagtggttatAGTGGAGGGATAGAATTTGAAGGTGTGTTTCACAGCTCATATGGTGACTCAAAAGATGGAGACTCAAAAGGGTATTAAAAAAGTTTGTGAATCCAAACCTTATgctgacacaaaaattgaaaattattatggACAAAccttaagacaaaataaaaatgagcttgagggaatgaaaaaggcagtatgggctaccttctttcataaatACTCCACAGATGACAAACCATGTTATGCACACTGGCCACCTGGCAGTGATTCATAGTGTGAGTACCAGAACACAGTTACTCTGGGTGAGACCTATAACTATAAACGTTCTTTGCCGTTTCCTATAATGGAAATTATAATACCTATTTATGGGGatcttagtgacacaagattattagagaaatTCTTACATGGGAGGACTCagaatccaaatgaaagtttcaacaattgtATATGGGAACAGATATGAAAAAGCGTTctagtaggactaaatactttgGAAATAGAGGTGCTAAATGCTGTTCTATGTTTCAGTGACAGTGCAGTGTCAAGacttaatattatggaaatgattggagtgcctggtggactaaatatgcatAGAGCTCTCATAGCCATTGATCGAGGGAGACTCTTTGAAGCAGAATAATCAATGTTGGAAGCCATCAAAGAagcaaaaataagaagaagaagtgtgaaaaagagaagggagtaagaaaaacacaggaaacaaaatgaatatggaccatgaaccatggaccttgccgttggtggggaggcttgcgtgcctcagcgatacagatggccgtaccgtaggtgcaaccacaacggaggggtatctgttgagaggccagacaaacatgtggttcctgaagaggggcagcagccttttcagtagttgcaggggtaacagtctggatgattgactgatctggccttgtaacattaaccaaaacggccttgctgtgctggtactgcgaacggctgaaagcaaggggaaactacagccgtaatttttcccgaggacatgcagctttactgtatgattaaatgatgatggcgtcctcttgggtaaaatattccggaggtaaaatagtcccccattcggatctccaggcggggactactcaagaggacgtcattatcaggagaaagaaaactggcattctacggatcggagcgtggaatgtcagatcccttaatcgggcaggtaggttagaaaatttaaaaagggaaatgggtaggttaaagttagatatagcgggaattagtgaagttcggtggcaggaggaacaagacttttggtcaggtgattacagggttataaatacaaagtcaaataggggtaatgcaggagtaggtttaataatgaataaaaaaataggagtgcgggttagctactacaaacagcatagtgaacgcattattgtggccaagatagatacgaagcccatgcctactacagtagtacaagtttatatgccaactagctctgcagatgatgaagaaattgatgaaatgtatgacgagataaaagaaattattcaggtagtgaagggagatgaaaatttaatagtcatgggtgacttgaattcgtcagtaggaaaagggagagaaggaaacatagtaggtgaatatggattcgggggaagaaatgaaagaggaagccgtctggtagaattttgcacagagcataatttaatcatagctaacacttggttcaagaatcataaaagaaggttgtatacctggaagaatcctggagatactaaaaggtatcagatagattatataatggtaagacagagatttaggaaccaggttttaagttgtaagacatttccaggggcagatgtggattctgaccacaatctattggttatgagctgcagattgaaactaaagaaactgcaaaaaggtgggaatttaaggagatgggacctggataaactgaaagaaccagaggttgtagagagtttgagggagagcataagggaacaattgacaggaatgggggaaagaaatacagtagaagaagaatgggtagctctgagggatgaagtagtgaaggcagcagaggatcaagtaggtaaaaagacgagggctaatagaaacccttgggtaacagaagaaatattgaatttaattgatgaaaggagaaaatataaaaatgcagtaaatgaagcaggcaaaaaggaatacaaacgtctcaaaaatgagattgacaggaagtgcaaaatggctaagcagggatggctagaggacaaatgtaaggatgtagaggcttgtctcactaggggtaagatagatactgcctacaggaaaattaaagagacctttggagagaagagaaccacttgtatgaatatcaagagctcagatggcaacccagttctaagcaaagaagggaaggcagaaaggtggaaggagtatatagagggtttatacaagggcgatgtacttgaggacaatattatggaaatggaagaggatgtagatgaagatgaaatgggagataagatactgcgtgaagagtttgacagagcactgaaagacctgagtcgaaacaaggccccgggagtagacaacattccattagaactactgatggccttgggagagccagtcatgacaaaactctaccatctggtgagcaagatgtatgagagaggcgaaatacccacagacttcaagaagaatataataattccaatcccaaagaaagcaggtgttgacagatgtgaaaattaccgaactatcagtttaataagtcacagctgcaaaatactaacgcgaattctttacagacgaatggaaaaactggtagaagcggacctcggagaagatcagtttggattccgtagaaatgttggaacacgtgaggcaatactaaccttacgacttatcttagaaaaaaggttaagaaaaggcaaacctacgtttctagcatttgtagacttagagaaagcttttgacaacgttaactggaatactctctttcaaattctgaaggtggcgggggtaaaatacaaggagcgaaaggctatttacaatttttacagaaaccagatggcagttataagagtcgagggccatgaaagggaagcagtggttgggaaaggagtgagacagggttgtagcctctccccgatgttattcaatctgtatattgagcaagcagtaaaggaaacaaaagaaaaattcggagtaggtattaaaattcatggagaagaagtaaaaactttgaggttcgccgatgacattgtaattctgtcagagacagcaaatgacttggaagagcagttgaacggaatggacagtgtcttgaaaggaggatataagatgaacatcaacaaaagcaaaacgaggataatggaatgtagtcaaattaaatcgggtgatgctgaggggattagattaggaaatgagacacttgaagtagtaaaggagttttgctatttggggagcaaaataactgatgatggtcgaagtagagaggatataaaatgtagactggcaatggcaaggaaatcgtttctgaagaagagaaatttgttaacatcgagtatagatttaagtgtcaggaagtcgtttctgaaagtatttgtatggagtgtagccatgtatggaagtgaaacatggacgataaccagtttggacaagaagagaatagaagcttttgaaatgtggtgctacagatgaatgctgaagataaggtgggtagatcacgtaactaatgaggaggtattgaataggattggggagaagagaagtttgtggcacaacttgactagaagaagggatcggttggtaggacatgttttgaggcatcaagggatcacaaatttagcattggagggcagcgtggagggtaaaaatcgtagagggagaccaagagatcaatacactaagcagattcagaacgatgtaggttgcagtaggtactgggagatgaagaagcttgcgcaggatagagtagcatggagagctgcatcaaaccagtctcaggactgaagaccacaacaacaacatggacctgggatgcattagtgcCATACAAGTTTGATAGAAAAAGGAAGTTTTAAATTTAACTTGAATTTCTTGAAAATTAGATTATTTCATTGTCTGATACACTTTGGCTAAAAAATATTAAAGACAGAgatctgaaattttgtatactATCTTAAAACATGCTTAACTAAGAAGTAGACTGCCCTTgtgatttaactttgaaaataaaatgcttttttgaagaaaaactctgaaTTCATTTCCAAAAGTTTGGataattacatttaatttttttttaccacgGTTTATGACAGCACTATCTTTTCAGTGGTCTACTTTAAAGATAATAGTGTAAAGAACCTACAGGAAAACAATAAACCTTCTACTTTGGTTTCTGAGGAATGTGTACCTgtgatgtacataaataattagcatggtttatttcacctggaaaaaaagaaaaaaaatacaattaaagaaaagtgtgagaGCTAAAGCTGTGGTTCATACATACAAATGTTCTCAAAAGATGTATTAAAAGGTGGTAAGCATTATATGGGAtcacaaattttattctttgagtTACACTTGTTTAGAAAACTGATAAATTTCTCAAGATTTCCTCTGGTATTCACAGACCTGTTCCCTTAAGCACTACCTGCCTAAGTGAAATTGTACCATACTGGACTCTTCGAAAATTGCTGTATATAGTCATAACTACAGTCAAAGATAAAACAATGGAAAGATGGAATTATGAACAGCTTGTAGTGTTCTAACATGTATACGTGCAGCTGTGCAGCATGAATGGCCTTTGCCAACAGTATTGGAACAAAAGTTCTGGATAGAACTTTAAAATAATGTTTTGAATTTATAAATTTAGTACATGAATCATCCTGTAAGTGATTGTCTGCTACATTTCCATACATTCACCTCAATTTGTAGACTGTTCTGCGATGTCCAAGTAGTACACATtgaaattctcagttattcttAAATAATAGTGTTTTGATTTAAGGTGTTAAAATGTTGCATTCCTGCTTGCAGGAGGAATTAGGAATCCAGCTAGGAAGAAGGTTGTATCTCATTGTTTAGATTACCTACTGAAGAGGGAAACACAAAGGCAAATAAAAAACATTCCCAGACGTGAGTGGAATCCATCAAACtaaattgttatttttattaagTATTTTCACTAACATTGTGTGTCAAGAGTAGAGATTTACAAGGAGTCTGATGGGAATGATTTCCCTCATCAGAGACCACTGCTTTTACTAGAAGCTGTGCCAAAATTACCATTCGTTACCATTGTATTTAAGTAAGGTTCAGCCTCCAACAAAGTGTGCTCCAGAAATCAGAAAGGAAGAGTGCACTCAAAAAATAGGAGGAAAAGGATAAAGCTTggttaaaggaggatataataaaTTTTCAGTGTCTGTTTTTTAAGTATCAGTATAGAACAAACAGTGTAGGAAAGT
This sequence is a window from Schistocerca serialis cubense isolate TAMUIC-IGC-003099 chromosome 7, iqSchSeri2.2, whole genome shotgun sequence. Protein-coding genes within it:
- the LOC126412106 gene encoding geranylgeranyl transferase type-1 subunit beta, whose translation is MICDESENHLARKQHIRYLLRHLDILPSRLAYHDAARLTILFFALSGLDVLNALDELSEEKKKHIINWIYSLQVVPQETDDKESWKRCGFQGSSTLNFSRDSSDCSGPYVCGHLAMTYTGLAALIILGDNLSQVNKKAIIAGIKALQQEDGSFCATLSGSESDMRFVYCAACISYMLNDWSGMDVEKTISYILDSMSYDGAIGQGPDLESHGGTTFCAVAALALMGELDRKISPIQRSRLKKWLLMRQVTGFQGRPNKPDDTCYSFWVGASLKILGVFNMISYKPNRFYILSTQDRIVGGFSKWIDTTSDPMHTYLGLCGLSLMDEELLLPVEPRLNITQRAFATLKKIHKEW